The proteins below come from a single Dermatophilaceae bacterium Soc4.6 genomic window:
- a CDS encoding putative inorganic carbon transporter subunit DabA — MFALRLVRFPLAALVLLSLLALPRALSGSPVGLSAGRVDLGWLGSAEVGVHLGVVETLLLLLVTGIGLVVAAYSARNLVGQDGLVRYASLVTVTVAALALAVTATSLPVLALGWTVASASLSGLVGHAGTGPATRSARQILFRLLSGDVLLWAGVVVTGVGVGTLDRAALAERVGAAPAGAVTLAALLVVGAGVVRSALIPAHRWLPETAEAPSPVSALLHAGLVNGVGVLVLLLWPLVMGAPAARVLLLVLGSVTAVVATAQMRTRADVKGRLAASTSSQMGYLAVQAALGIPAAVLAHVIGHGIWKASLFLGAGGAVERSLGRDVTPAAARTRRGALGAGAAAAVAVGSAAVLPASWPTLTAPAELLPLVMATGVGAVALLAVTRHRGPRTARLLAAAVVLGVGIGYVIGLRALGHALDGPVGEAAPWGSAEGWLAAAAVAVLLAVGIVGARVDRASRRGAHPSMARRMARSSVRPRTLRERLTHRPSVAIAIPPVSGEDAAAASRLVHLTARTCATLYPLDGFVASNPVAGLEDLGVEDAMHIAAEVWGAASGPSADALRQALTAGRVEDADVEATIHEALCRARHADGTGACDDRASLARVLLLADEPERDLVAAVTRHLERAGVEPRRVLRTPLQVLPVGYEEIDRRAREVVHHLCARSLAGPSWPGARGPWLELRATATALDTILRVDGAGELVSHLPPAAPAAIAALLEHLGVPPEDRLGLLGRLLARDPGWPAHLVWRGRHARLGREAGLEDPSTEGVADGLIEELVATRLAIEVLVTTAQAPRLLGRPLAAADLLVDCREEQARALAAVVAAGLVGAEPSPEEVRRLARALEPLAGGRLALLRTDVLERALRRQLLGQVAAGEGQGGGSTASAPAAQLVTCIDTRSERLRRHLEPLGPWETLGAAGFFGIPLRYVATTGVSTERAPALLRPVPRVSERARPGGPLSGTEDCLRAAVRTLEAMPGLPFGWAEAAGWIYGPFVVAGTLVPRGARMLRDGAQRALRAPRRGDLDAVADVGGDVLAEAAAAFVATLGTDALAPLVVVAGHGGRLTNNPHVAAYDCGACGGSAGDVNARAMVSALNDPGVRATLRHQGVVVPEDTWFAAALHDTTRDLVEVFDRALVPDRLRDTLRRLEDDLRHAGAQVRSERLSQLPDVRWGTARRLRREVEHRSADWAQPRPEWGLAGAAAIVVGPRALTAGIHLQGRVFLQSYRSDLDPDGTVLEQLLAAPVVVAQWITAQYWASTVDPHRFGAGDKTTHNIVGDGHALSAVLSGAHGDLRIGLPWQAVSATAPRAERGGHVDPWRAATHHEPVRLLAIVCAEPATIERILARQPSVARLVAGGWITLSAVEPVGGRILTRARDGRWLASAAQAVPAVDAALLSQHDDR; from the coding sequence ATGTTTGCCCTCAGGCTGGTCCGCTTCCCCCTCGCCGCGCTGGTGCTGCTCTCCCTGCTCGCCCTCCCTCGTGCCCTGTCTGGCTCCCCGGTGGGCCTGTCCGCGGGGCGGGTGGACCTGGGGTGGCTCGGGTCCGCGGAGGTCGGGGTGCACCTGGGCGTGGTCGAGACCCTCCTCCTGCTGCTCGTGACCGGGATCGGCCTGGTGGTGGCGGCCTACAGTGCGCGCAACCTGGTCGGACAGGACGGGCTCGTCCGCTACGCCTCCCTGGTGACCGTCACCGTCGCCGCGCTGGCCCTGGCGGTCACGGCCACCTCGCTGCCCGTCCTCGCCCTGGGGTGGACCGTGGCGAGCGCGAGCCTCTCGGGCCTCGTGGGCCACGCGGGGACCGGGCCCGCCACCAGGTCTGCGCGACAGATCCTGTTCCGGCTGCTGAGCGGGGACGTGCTGCTCTGGGCGGGCGTGGTCGTCACCGGGGTCGGGGTCGGCACGCTGGACAGGGCAGCGCTGGCCGAGAGGGTGGGCGCTGCGCCTGCCGGCGCGGTGACGCTCGCAGCCCTGCTGGTCGTGGGGGCGGGCGTGGTGCGCAGTGCCCTGATCCCGGCGCACCGGTGGCTACCGGAGACCGCCGAGGCGCCGTCGCCGGTCAGTGCGCTGCTGCACGCCGGCCTGGTGAACGGCGTCGGGGTGCTCGTCCTGCTGCTCTGGCCGCTGGTCATGGGGGCCCCGGCTGCCCGGGTGCTGCTCCTCGTGCTCGGGTCGGTCACCGCGGTCGTGGCCACAGCCCAGATGAGGACCAGGGCCGACGTGAAGGGGCGTCTCGCGGCCTCGACCTCCTCGCAGATGGGCTACCTGGCGGTGCAGGCGGCCCTCGGCATCCCCGCCGCCGTGCTCGCCCACGTCATCGGGCACGGCATCTGGAAGGCCTCGCTCTTCCTCGGCGCGGGTGGAGCCGTCGAACGCAGCCTCGGTCGCGACGTGACCCCCGCGGCAGCGCGCACCCGGCGTGGCGCCCTCGGAGCAGGGGCCGCAGCGGCCGTGGCGGTCGGGTCCGCTGCCGTCCTGCCCGCGTCCTGGCCCACGCTGACGGCACCCGCCGAGCTGCTGCCGCTCGTGATGGCGACCGGGGTCGGCGCCGTGGCCCTGCTGGCCGTCACTCGGCACCGCGGACCGCGGACGGCTCGCCTCCTGGCGGCAGCGGTGGTCCTGGGTGTTGGGATCGGGTACGTCATCGGTCTGCGCGCCCTCGGCCACGCGCTCGACGGCCCGGTCGGCGAGGCAGCTCCCTGGGGAAGCGCCGAGGGGTGGCTGGCCGCCGCCGCTGTCGCGGTGCTGCTGGCGGTCGGGATCGTCGGCGCACGGGTGGACCGGGCGTCCCGGCGTGGAGCGCATCCGTCGATGGCCCGACGGATGGCCCGCTCGTCCGTCCGGCCCCGCACGCTGCGCGAGCGCCTGACCCACCGGCCGTCGGTGGCGATCGCGATCCCGCCGGTCTCCGGCGAGGACGCGGCAGCGGCGAGCCGCCTGGTGCACCTCACCGCCCGCACGTGCGCCACCCTCTACCCGCTCGACGGGTTCGTCGCCAGCAACCCGGTGGCCGGGCTCGAGGACCTCGGTGTGGAGGACGCGATGCACATCGCCGCCGAGGTGTGGGGCGCCGCCTCGGGGCCCTCGGCCGACGCACTGCGTCAGGCCCTGACCGCCGGTCGGGTCGAGGACGCCGACGTCGAGGCCACGATCCACGAGGCCCTCTGCCGGGCCCGCCACGCCGACGGCACGGGGGCCTGCGACGACCGGGCCTCACTGGCCCGGGTCCTGCTGCTCGCCGACGAGCCGGAGCGCGACCTCGTGGCCGCGGTGACCCGCCACCTCGAGCGCGCCGGCGTCGAGCCGAGGCGCGTCCTGAGGACGCCCCTGCAGGTGCTGCCGGTGGGCTACGAGGAGATCGACCGGAGGGCCCGAGAGGTCGTGCATCACCTGTGCGCCCGGTCCTTGGCGGGCCCGAGCTGGCCGGGCGCCCGAGGGCCGTGGCTGGAGCTGCGGGCCACCGCGACCGCGCTGGACACGATCCTGCGGGTGGACGGCGCCGGCGAGCTCGTGTCCCACCTGCCTCCTGCTGCGCCCGCAGCGATCGCCGCCCTCCTCGAGCACCTCGGTGTCCCGCCCGAGGACCGGCTCGGGCTGCTGGGACGACTGCTCGCGCGGGACCCCGGCTGGCCGGCGCACCTGGTCTGGCGTGGCCGGCACGCACGGCTGGGTCGGGAGGCAGGCCTCGAGGACCCGTCGACCGAGGGCGTGGCCGACGGCCTGATCGAAGAGCTCGTGGCCACCCGCCTCGCGATCGAGGTGCTCGTCACGACCGCGCAGGCGCCGCGCCTGCTCGGTCGGCCATTGGCAGCCGCAGACCTGCTGGTCGACTGCCGCGAGGAGCAGGCGCGAGCCCTTGCGGCGGTGGTGGCTGCGGGACTCGTCGGAGCCGAGCCCTCCCCCGAGGAGGTGCGCCGCCTCGCGCGAGCCCTCGAGCCCCTGGCGGGTGGGCGACTCGCGCTGTTGCGGACCGACGTGCTCGAGCGTGCGCTTCGACGTCAGCTGCTCGGGCAGGTCGCCGCAGGCGAGGGTCAGGGCGGCGGCAGCACGGCGTCCGCGCCCGCTGCGCAGCTCGTCACGTGCATCGACACCCGGTCAGAACGCCTGCGCCGCCACCTGGAGCCCCTCGGGCCGTGGGAGACCCTCGGCGCAGCAGGCTTCTTCGGGATCCCGCTGCGCTACGTCGCCACCACCGGGGTCAGCACCGAGCGGGCGCCTGCCCTGCTGCGTCCCGTGCCCAGGGTCTCGGAGCGCGCCCGCCCCGGCGGACCCCTGTCGGGGACGGAGGACTGCCTGCGGGCCGCAGTACGCACCCTCGAGGCGATGCCGGGTCTGCCCTTCGGGTGGGCCGAGGCGGCGGGCTGGATCTACGGCCCGTTCGTCGTCGCGGGGACCCTCGTGCCGCGGGGTGCGCGGATGCTCCGTGATGGAGCACAGCGAGCGCTGCGGGCTCCCCGCCGCGGAGACCTGGATGCCGTCGCCGACGTCGGAGGCGACGTCCTCGCGGAGGCGGCGGCGGCCTTCGTCGCCACCCTCGGGACGGACGCCCTGGCGCCACTGGTGGTCGTCGCCGGACACGGCGGCCGGCTGACCAACAACCCCCACGTCGCCGCCTACGACTGCGGTGCCTGTGGCGGTTCCGCCGGCGACGTCAACGCGCGGGCCATGGTGTCGGCGCTGAACGACCCCGGCGTGCGGGCGACCCTGCGCCACCAGGGGGTGGTCGTCCCCGAGGACACGTGGTTCGCCGCGGCTCTGCACGACACGACCCGCGACCTCGTCGAGGTGTTCGACCGCGCGCTGGTGCCGGATCGCCTGCGGGACACCCTCCGGCGGCTCGAGGACGACCTGCGCCACGCAGGAGCGCAGGTGCGGTCGGAACGTCTGAGCCAGCTGCCGGACGTGCGGTGGGGCACGGCGCGCCGGCTGCGCCGGGAGGTCGAGCACCGCTCGGCCGACTGGGCCCAGCCGCGGCCGGAGTGGGGGCTGGCCGGGGCGGCGGCCATCGTCGTCGGCCCGCGCGCACTCACGGCGGGGATCCACCTGCAGGGGCGGGTGTTCCTCCAGTCCTACCGGTCTGACCTGGACCCCGACGGCACCGTCCTGGAGCAGCTGCTCGCGGCCCCGGTCGTGGTGGCGCAGTGGATCACGGCTCAGTACTGGGCCTCGACCGTCGACCCCCACCGATTCGGCGCCGGGGACAAGACGACGCACAACATCGTCGGTGACGGGCACGCGTTGTCGGCGGTGCTCTCCGGGGCCCACGGCGACCTGCGGATCGGCCTCCCCTGGCAGGCCGTCTCGGCGACCGCCCCGAGAGCCGAGCGCGGAGGCCACGTCGACCCCTGGCGGGCGGCGACCCACCACGAGCCGGTCCGCCTGCTGGCCATCGTGTGCGCCGAGCCGGCCACGATCGAGCGCATCCTCGCCCGGCAACCGTCGGTGGCCCGTCTCGTGGCGGGCGGGTGGATCACCCTGTCGGCCGTGGAGCCGGTTGGGGGGCGCATCCTGACCAGAGCTCGTGACGGCAGGTGGCTCGCCAGCGCCGCGCAGGCGGTGCCGGCGGTCGACGCGGCCCTGCTGTCGCAGCACGACGACCGCTGA